Genomic DNA from Lactuca sativa cultivar Salinas chromosome 8, Lsat_Salinas_v11, whole genome shotgun sequence:
attcatttattagaataaaaagatgtttggcagtgtaattttttttcttatttttatagAAGGTAGAAGTTAAAAAAACATGGATGGTATGGATGATTGATAACAAGGGTGGAATTGGTAAGGTATCGATACTTTTTTTTCCTAAACTGTGTACTGTACCAATTATAGTTGGTATAAAAAATTTGCTATCAGTATCGTACCAAGTATACTTGGTACCAATACGTTTAGTTACCAACAAGTTTGGTTGGTACAAATTGGTAATGGTATATACTAActtcttttaatattatattgtaATATTTAACAAAGACATCGCGTAATTTTGATGTTTAGTAaagcaactatatatatatatatatatatatatatatatatatatatatatagagagagagagagagaactaggTTCAAATGTGAATTCACATCTATTGTGCGGATGTGTGTACAATGTAATTATGTgagaatgaaaaataaaatatgttatttaatattgtgaatacgttcaatcttacataccTATTGTCATTATTACGTATTcttactaattaaatcgtctataaggttattatagatttttttattattattctcgtTCTGTCAGAATGTGATCACAGTGTTTACTGAgtcgtattctataagaatgaaaatgtgtgaaaaacgatgtgtgagaacaaaaataaataaaaattagtgagaatgcatgaaaatgacaatAGTTATATGAGGTTGAATGTTTTCACATTACTAACCAACATACTcttttagtaattctcatagaataacattgtccacacgtccacacaatagttgttcatccacattataacctagccttatatatatatatatatatatatatatatatatatatatatatatatatatatatatatatatatatatatatatatatatattgaattggTTGGTAAAGTATTACCATAATATTCAAAATTTTGTATCATTACCGTACCAAGATTGCTTAGTTGCTACGCTACTACCGACAAAGAATGTTGACTACCAAATATATTGGCTACCAATTTTTTTGATTCAACTGGTAACATGTTGTTTGGTTTTTTGTGGTATAATTTTGCGGGCCCTTATTCATAATATATAAACTTTGATGTTTATATTTCATATCGTCAATAGTTTCATGCGGCTTCGGGGCTAAAGGTCAACTTTCATAAGTCCAAAGTTTATGGTATAGGAGTTACGGATGGGGAAATTGACTCTTGTGCTCGGATTTTAAGTTGTGATGCGGCTTCCTTCCCTTTCAATTTTTTGGGTGTCACAGTAGGAGCGAATATGAAATTAAAACGAAATTGGTATCCGGTTATTGATCGGGTGCAAAATCGGCTTAACTCATGGAAAGCTAAGATCCTTTCATTTGGCGGTCGGCTTTCTTTGGTTAAATCCGTTCTTGGTAGCCTTCCTTTATATTTTTTCTCTATTTTCAAAGCCCCTATCTCTATTATTGAAAAGTTGGAAAAAATTAGGCGTCAATTTCTTTGGGGAGGCAGCGACAACAAACATAAGATTTGTTGGGTGTCTTGGAGTTGCGCTCTTGGGCCAAAGGAAAAAGGTGGACTTGGTATTGGGTCTCTTCGATCCTTGAATCTATCGCTTCTTACCAAATGGCTTTGGAGATTCAAGAATGAACCGAATGCACTATGGAGACAGGTGGTCTGTGGCATTCATAACTTGAGCAGGAAACCGATTCATCACCTTGCTAAGAAGTCCCTCACTGGCGTATGGTCGAAGATATCGCAGGTGGTGAACATCCTGGAGAGTGAAgggattaattttaattttgtttttggagTTAAGATTATGGCTGGATCTAATACTTTATTTTGGCTTGATGATTGGGAGGGGGTGGCTCATCTGACTCTCGATTTCCTAGCCTTTCGATCCTTGACAAGAAAAAGTCATGTTTCGTTTCGGAGCGTATTCTCCCAAATGAGCTCAAATGGGCCTGGAAGAGGAATCCTTCAAGTGATCAGGAACTGGTGGATATAAATTCCCTTAGCGGGCTTATATCTAATGTGGCCACGTCTCATGGTTTGGACCGGTGGATTTCTTTGCTTTCCGGAGATGGGGTGTTTCATGTGCGTGAGCTTCGATGTCTTATTGATTCCAAGATAACCTCGCCTATGGTGAATCCCACTGTATGGTTTCACATTCCCCCCGTAAAAGTCATTTGCTTCGTTTGGAGGGCTTGCATTGATCGGATTCCGACGATGATGGCGTTGTCTAAAAGAGGTGTTCGTGTCGAGACTAACTCCTGTCATCTATGTTCCTCAGGGGTTGATGACACTGATCATTTATTCATGGGTTGCTCTTTTGCCGGAGATATTTGGAATTGGTTGTGCCATTGGTGCGGTATTCCCTTTCGATCGTTCAATAACGTCTCGTCGTTAGTGGAGTTTGCGGCTAATTGGGGTCATTGCCCAAAGAAAAAGAGAATTTTTCTGGTGATTGTTTATGGATTCCTATGGTGTATTTGGAAAGCGAGGAATGAAAAGGTGTTTAGATCTACTTGTGCTAATGCTCCTAAGGTGGTGGATAAtattcttgctttggtgtttgatTGGGTTAAACATAGGGGGAAGTTTAATAATTGTAATTGGTATGTttgggtttgtaatccttttgaCATTTTGTAGCtgtgttgtttttgtttttgcCCTGCCTTTGCCTCGTTAGGCTATGGCTTTAATAAAATTCCccgccggttcaaaaaaaaaaatagtaaattacaattttggtccttatggtttaagTAGATTCGTACTTTTGATCCAACCTTTGGAAAATTTACAAGACGCATCCCTGTGGTTTCCAATCTTGCAAATTTGGTCTTTGATCCATATAAATAGACTATAAGCCCATTTAtaatttctttttctattttcttttactcacttataaattttgataatataaaaaatatCCACCATACCCACCCAACCTTAACCCCACCCCACCACAACCCATCATGTTTATCTCTCTCATTCACCATCAGAAACATCCCTGAAGTTCAGTCGTCACCGCTACTTCATCTCCCACCATCATCAATCAACACCAACACAAGAAAATCAAAACACATCTATTGCAGTTCGTCTCCTTTATCTCAATCTGGACATAAGGAGATTCAGTAGTGGTGATCATGACTGGTGATTTCTCCAAGAACACAAGAAGATGAGAACACATGATTTTTTGCCAGTAAGTACCTTCCTTCTCATCGACTCCTTTCCTTATCCCCTTTTAAAACCACCTATCACCATTCATTTGCCTTTGATTTGTAACTAGCAGATCTGATATATCCTGCTACTCCTTTTGATTCGTCGCCTTCATATCTCATAAATCCTCCATCTCCCTCTTCAATGTCtcaaactttctctctctctctctctctctctctctctctctctctctctctctccagtgACCTGTGGATATCTCATCTCCATCGCCAATTTCTATTTCAACCGAACTAACATACCAATTGTGATAAATGGCTCATCGAATTAAACTCACATTGTCCGACTCCGAAACTATCATATCCTCGACACTATATCAACCATCTTCGCCATCATATTTTCATCACGTTTTCCCCAATCTTGGTGACTCCGTTGCTTCCTATAGTAACCAAACCCCCATCTGCTCCACCACCGTCAATCTCAAtcatctaccaatactatgaTTCTATGTTGATTGggaagaagaaggaagaaagaAATATGGGGTAGAGTGGCACTTTTGAACGTGGTGAAAGAAGAAAGGGCGAGAGACAATGAGGTTGGGATGGAGGGTTAGGGGAGGTAGgcctaaaatatattttatatttttaacaagagTAAAAGAAATTATAAAGGGCAATCCGGCAATATAGTTTATTTATATGGATCAATGACCAAAACTGCAAGATTGGGAAACTACAAGGATGCGTTTTGTCCATTTCCCAAAGAGTGGACTAAGAGTACGAATCTAATTAAACACAAGGACCAAAACTATAATTTACTCTATCGTCAATTATATGTTGTCGGCGTGTCTTTTAACTTTAAAGTTGTAGTAACTCATATAATCTTTTATCAGTCAATGGTGGTCAACAAACCCAAATCTTGACAAATTAATGTCCAACCAATAGACAATCTCAACTTAACAACCTTGACAAATCAACGCACACCTTAATACATTTACACTAAAAACATGACAATCTTTAATGGAATATCTTCATGACAATGACAATTCAATGCATTGTGTTTTTTTGTTGATTGAAGAATGAAGGATTAGTACGTTAGTTGAGATCCCATCAGCCCTTCACCTAGGTGAGCGTAAAAAGAAAGATAGTTAGGGGATCTTTTCTGTAAATTATTCTATTTAATATAACAGAGCACTAAGAATTTTCTTATTACAAATTAGACCCTTATAGTTTGAAAAATTATTTAAGTTCTCCATGAAATCCCCATACTCTAGTTATGAAGTTATCAATAAGTTTGATATTGTGACACAGTGTGCACTCTTCCACTTTCCTTTGTGTTGCTATCTTTCTATAAAGTTAATCAACTTGTAGCTCTTTTCCCTTTAACATGGTGTTATGCTTTCATTGTTAGAAAATAAACCAAAGCACCAGACAGAATAAAAACTAAGATGTTCAATCTTGACAAAAATGATCGAAAATAACCAAAGTAAATAAATAACATTACTTTATAAAGTTTTGGCACTTTAAGTGACACGAGTACTGGATCCAATGATTCGTGCACAACCTAATAAGCATGATGCCAAATATCGTCGAActcataaagaaaaaaaaaacactaatatTAAAAGATATAATGAGTAACATATGAAATGTATGCAACTCACGGACTCATCATAATGCTATTTTATTTGGTTTTGTTTCAACTTTGACGTGTGATATAGTTAACTTGACGATTTATAAATGAAGAGCACCACACTCAAAAATCAGTGACATAATTTACTTACACTTACGAAGCAAATTTCTAAGCCTTATGCCAAATTTCACGGATATGTACATgactttaaaaataataatataccaTCATTAACATATATAATCAATAGTGTCATGAGCAACATATATAGTCTATATTCAAACTTACATTTAAATGTACAAGCTTCCATTTTAAGATCACACTTTgcacatttcataaaattggtaaATATTGTAATAGTTGGCTTGTCTTTACcaacttttttgtatttttgttcaAATAAATTGTCTAAAGTTATAGGAGCTTTTATGTTAACAATAAGATGTTAGATATATTTTTTACTGCATCTGGTAATATGTTGTGTTAGACTCCGCCTGATTTATTTTTATAGCgttgatatattttttattggATCTGATAACAAGTTGTGTCTAATTCAATCAAGTTTTAATTCAATCAAATgttaccatcaagaaattgaaATCATCTTATAATAAtcaaatttaaatataataaagcAAAATAACCTATagcttatttttaattttatgtattaaCCAATTGAAAATATAATTTCGGTAAAAACCAAAttgaaaatataataataattaaatgtaAAAGTATCATTAATAATTTCCGTAAGAGCCCATGCTATCTATAAATACCCATTCCGCTCACCCTTTTCTTCTCCTTCCTAAAACTGCTCTCTTTTCATATTTCCTCTCAAGTTCTCCGTAAATCCTTTCCGGATCCTGTACAACTGGTAAGTATCTCTCATACATTAATCTTCGTTTTTTGTTCAATCGTTAACGAATTTTTGCGCTCACCTTGCTTATGAATCTTTTTATCAGTGTGTTTCTCATAGCATTCAATCATCAATGACGCTTTATTGACTCCGATTTCACTCTCTGTTTCATCGTTTTTATTTTTTGTCGCATATACGATAGATTTTTTTTATCGGCTGTGATGGCCGTTGTGTGCACGAACTTCTACGGCGTGTTTCCAGGCATTCGCCGGAAAATCTAAAAACGGAGAGAAAATCGGTGGCGCTAGTTTTTCCGATTACTCCTCGTCTTTTTCTTAGCGACAAATCAGTAGGTTATGATTCATGAACATACCAAACGAAGCAGTTCGTTGTTCGTTTTCTATTTTTCCATGCGATAGTCACATAGCTCCATTTAAATCCAGCGCGTGCACTTCACCTCCACATCAAATGTACTCGATATATTGAAAACAGGTTAATATAATCATGTTCTTAATATTAAATATGAAATAATGGTTTTCTTAcgctaattatttatataaaattgtaATAATTTTAAATCATATTATATTATATCATCTATTAatatcgtattatttaattattgttACTAAAATCAGGTGTGAAGAAaactaaatatatatatttccatttaatattatgtttaatgttatgattaattaatttataaattatttatttgatgTTTTTTTGTAAGCCaatgtaatataatttataaggttatattattttaaatatgattattgttaattaatttaaaggcaatttatttggaaaaaaatttAGTTAATTTGACATATCTAAGTAGTTTtatatttaaaagatttaaatgttttaaactaatttaaaataaattgtttttgaatatttttaaatttgtttgaTATTTAGATTTATACTTATTTTCTGACATAATATTTTAAGTATATTATAttgataatttaaaaaatataccattaatatgataatattttatatttaataacatatttaaattaataaatatatattataatgaaatttgaaaagtttgaaagtttcaaatgaaGAAAACAAATATGTATTTTATAGTATAATATAGAAATATAGATCTAGATAGTATCATTTAAAGCACACACGATGATATATTGTTATTACCATATACTTTGAAAGATATTGAAAGTTATTATGTAATTTATGAATATAATTCATGTAATAATAATACATAATATTACGATTTATTTCAAATATTAACTTCTACGCTTATTTGCACTCCAAGCTTGAGAGATTCTAATTAAAAGTTGCTCATAACTCATGAATTAAGGTTTGTAATTCACAATCATAATACATATAGAATAAGATATTATGTTCTTTTTATCTCTACTTTGTTTGTTTGCTTACTTTTTTAGAATGTGACTAGGTTTCCAAGATTTGTTTACTTTAATGATTTGAAGGTAAAAAGGTTTTGCTAGAATAAAATTCATTGATTTACACTgttattttcttatatatatttatatacattaGAATCTTGTGATACTTTTATTTACTTTTAATCTAATATTATAGTTTAGGGATCATTAGAAATTTAATTTTTGTTGTGAAAAACTTGGACAATTAATGaccacatatatatacataaaatatGTAATAATTTAATATAGTTATCGAGTTTACATCCATTGTTCCTCGTATAACAAATAATTGTTTACTACTCaagatatttattttaatttttataattaattttggtAGCATCCCAATAAATACGTGGTAACTCCGAAGTTTGTGTGAGGGATTTTTTTAGCTTCTTTAATAGATGCTTCTGACCTTATATTTTTCTATTGTTTGCCTTTTGACAAACTTGGCTCCATTGTACATAACATAATTATAGCTCCACTTTTACCTTTTTTTTCCATATGCAATTGTATCTTTACACTATTTTTCTTACCTGTTTCAATTAGTAGAATTTGCTTTAAATTATTTATAGGCTTTGTTTTGTGTTTGATTCTTAGTCTATTTATTATACAATGAATTCTTAACATACACGAATGTAGGTAGACAATAATTTCACTTCAGTTCAATTCGTAGAACACAACCAATAAAATACATAGGGTCAATAATTGgggaaaaataatataaattctTAGAGAAGTGTATTAAAATAAAGAGAACCCCTCCATGTTGCAGTTGACGGATCTATTTGAATAATCGAACAGTAATATATTGTATTTTCTGAAGAAATACAATACTATTGCCTCATAAATTTAATATTGTTTCAttttatatgatattaaaaaGTGAAGTTATGTTTGTTTATCATTAAATATTTTCACTTGTATTATTTGTTTATGGGAGGTTGAAAGAAAAGAAACACTTGTTTGTTCTTGTGGTGACTTGGTATAgtgcaaatttaaaattttattttaaactaTAAAGGATCTGAACACCGACTTTTAAGATTTGATGTTTGGATTATAAAACTAGAGTTCAAATGGaccttttttcatttttcttcatttGTGTCAGTTTATAGGCCAGAGACTTGCATCCCACTTTTCACGCGTCTTTGAATGCGCGTGCACATACTCTCCTCTACTAATTTACATATATTCCAAGCAGAATCCCATATACAAGAAAATGCAGATCTTTCATCAAAAGTGATTTTGTGGTGCAATCTAAGAAACATTTTTTATTattcaattcataacttaatcATGTTTGTGTAAAACTAAAATTAATAGtattttttatttatacgttATTCGGtctaaaaaaaatatatcttttTATCATCATATTTTACACTCCTAAATGAATGATATTTTAATCAATGTAGTGCATACTCCACATTCCATTTCGAAATTCTTTTTGTCACTACCTCACGTGACAAAAATTTATATCATTTGGTATCTGAATAACGTATAGCttttttattacttttattttcCTGGGTGCTAAGAGTCCGATGGATTCGATGGATCTGTGGGTGTAGCATGGAACATATATGTTGACATCCATCTCCCTTTACCTAATACTGTTATTTAATTTTACCTTTTTTAGTATTAAACATGgaaatcattatcattatcattaacACTAAACAATCTttaaagttaattttttttttcagataccATTAACCGATGTTTATAACTTTTACATAATAATAATTTTTGACTTAGTCAGCTTGTTCTTGTTACTTTCCCATGCATGCGTGTTTTGTCATTTTAATAATCATTCTAATGAGTGTTTCTTTTTGATCCATGTTGTGGTAAATTAACAGTGTAAAGAACATAACACAAGCACAAGCTAAGAAAGGGACAATGGTTGGGTCCAAGTTCATGGTACCTATTGAtttcttcttatttttcttaCCCTTTTTAATTATAACACTTTTTAGTCCTTActcttttgtttatttaattatttctgcCTGCTTAATTTCTCCGTATTGTTTTCAATATAATAGAATGTAGCAACAAAGCTTTATGAGGCAACAGGAATGCAAAGATGGCTACCCACAAAACCACAATCTGAATTCATGTCCAAATCCAGACATGATCATGTCGATGGTGGCTATAATATGCCTAATGAACCAATCACAATCGACCAAAATTACATTTCTTGGTTGGTAAGTCACTTCATAATTCATATCTTAATTAATCTTATTTTGGTATTTCATTATTAATTAAAGATTTTGGGCACAACTTGgttgtttaatttatatatatagaaAGAACACCCTTCTGCTCTTACCTCATTCCAACGAATGATCAATGCATCAAAGGGGAAACAAATAGTCGTCTTCTTAGATTATGATGGCACATTGTCACCCATCGTCAGTGACCCAGAGCGTGCCTTCATGACTGATCAGGTACTTcaacaaattaattaattaattgaatTTAACCCACTTTTTAAATTCATTAATTGTCTTATatgtaattataaataataatcaATTTGAACGTATAATTAATATCCAGATGCGTACAGCTGTTGGCGATGTATCGGATCACTTCCCAACAGCTATAATCAGTGGGAGGAGTCGCGAAAAGGTTTTTGATTTTGTTAAGTTAAAAAAGGTGTACTACTCAGGGAGTCATGGGATGGATACCATGGGACCCGCTCCCAAGAATGTGTCTTATGATAACAAGTATCTACATAAAATATCAGATAACGAGgtaattattactattaattattaattaacgtATCTCTAATTTTTCTTCTATATAGTActatataataacaatagttgtaTGTATACTGACATAAAATACGATGTTCGTACGTATAATATTTGTTAGGGGAATGATTTCGTCGTCTTCCAACCAGCTCAGGATTTTCTATCGACAATCGAGAAGGTACGATAAACATAAACAATTAACATGTATTTGCAAAATTGCTTCGATTCATTGTTCAACATTTTTATTGGTTTAATTGACTGACACGTGGCATAGATGCTAATCGAGGTCAAGGAGAGAACACGAAACATAAAAGGGGTGACTATTGAGGACAACAGATTTTGTCTTTCTGTTCACTACCGACATGTGAAGGATGAGGTATgcaaaaatcatcatttttaaAATCAATATATTTTTCGAGTAAATTACGTTTTTAGTTACTTGCAATTAGCCCGACGAGTTTTCTATTGTAATTTTAGCGATGGTTATTTTTAACGTTTTTATCATGTTCCAAAAAAGTGATTGTATTTTTAGGACTAAAATTGCAAAAAATCATTATACCTAAGgactaaaaataattattttttcttaAGTAATAGATAGAAAACGTTACAAGAATTTCAAATTGGAAACTCCAAAATTACAATAAAAATTCTTTGGGACCGCAATTGTAGAAAACAGCCATACTAACTTGCtaagggactaaaaatgtaatttaTTATATATGAATATAGTTTTGAGTAAAATTACATTTTCTGGGTCCTATGCATAGttgattttttcaattttgttttaaaaaaattatggCAAATATGGTCTCCGTTTGAGATTTATGCAATGTGtttttgaaagtctaaaataaaataactatgtatttgaaaaaaaaaagttatagtcATTTTACTTATAACATGGAACAAGAAAACGTTATTAAAAAGATGAACTAAGAACCAAAATTGGTAGAATATTGTTTTTGGACAAGAattcaaataaggaccaaaatgacatgcatagaccaaaattgcaaaaagcaGCTATTGATAGATAGaggactaaaagtgtaaattatTATTCTTTTTAAAGGTAGTAGTAGTCCATAGAAATTAACAttaacatacatatatatatatatatatatatatatatatatatatatatatatatatatatatatatatatatatatatatatatatatatatatatatatatatatatatatatatatatatatatatatatatatatatatatatatatatgtggggtGTACATGGGGGCAGGATTACGGAAGAGTGGAGTCGGAAGTGGAGT
This window encodes:
- the LOC111876802 gene encoding probable trehalose-phosphate phosphatase 3, which codes for MVGSKFMNVATKLYEATGMQRWLPTKPQSEFMSKSRHDHVDGGYNMPNEPITIDQNYISWLKEHPSALTSFQRMINASKGKQIVVFLDYDGTLSPIVSDPERAFMTDQMRTAVGDVSDHFPTAIISGRSREKVFDFVKLKKVYYSGSHGMDTMGPAPKNVSYDNKYLHKISDNEGNDFVVFQPAQDFLSTIEKMLIEVKERTRNIKGVTIEDNRFCLSVHYRHVKDEDYGRVESEVESVLAKNPGFHVTKGNKVLEIRPCIGWNKGDALKYLLDTLGFHNSTSSNHVFPIYIGDDTTDEDAFKVLREGGIEGYPIIVSSTPKETMALHSLRNPSEVQSFLMRLGRWGFNNATTNNHGHYPTS